In Nitrospira sp., a single genomic region encodes these proteins:
- a CDS encoding ATP-binding protein: MNDHKTTLPRHLTATVVRALKAFPVVIVTGARQTGKSTLIRELLPESGRDYRTLDDIDVLDLAEREPETLVFGKRPIAIDEIQRSPKLLLAIKRAVDRERKLGRYLLSGSANLALLRTVSETLAGRAIYLTLYPLTPAERAGLGTVGQWKQVLADPSQFEGTHAPVSDLGQRVLQSGFPPTVLDMEPSVQRAWLDGYVRTYLERDLQALSTIENLIDFRRLMRAAALRSGALVNQTELARDVGLSQPTAHRYLNLLEASYLLHRLPAYAVNRTKRLIKTPRLFFCDSGLAAFLSGVTSEADLDKAGLRGPLLETLVFSDLLTWRESVTPKPEVLYWRTAGGAEVDFVIEREGTVVPVEIKATSRPQSGDIAHLRLFLDEYKRGAPHGILIHTGPRAERLADRIWAIPLSVVLGLSR; encoded by the coding sequence GTGAATGATCATAAAACCACACTCCCCCGGCATCTTACAGCGACCGTAGTCCGCGCGCTCAAGGCGTTTCCCGTGGTCATTGTGACTGGGGCCAGACAGACGGGAAAGAGTACCCTGATCCGAGAATTACTTCCCGAGTCCGGCCGGGACTACCGCACGCTGGACGACATCGACGTACTCGATCTGGCTGAGCGAGAGCCTGAGACCCTGGTATTCGGCAAGCGACCGATCGCCATTGACGAAATCCAGCGGAGCCCGAAGCTGCTCCTGGCCATCAAGCGAGCGGTGGATCGAGAGCGTAAACTTGGACGATATCTCCTCTCCGGATCCGCCAATCTTGCACTGCTCCGCACTGTGTCTGAAACACTGGCTGGTCGCGCGATCTACCTGACGTTGTATCCCCTTACCCCAGCGGAACGTGCGGGACTCGGGACCGTCGGCCAGTGGAAGCAAGTCTTGGCCGACCCGTCGCAATTCGAAGGTACCCACGCCCCGGTCTCGGATCTGGGTCAGCGGGTCTTGCAGAGCGGGTTTCCGCCGACCGTCTTGGACATGGAGCCGTCCGTGCAGCGAGCATGGCTGGATGGGTATGTTCGCACGTATCTGGAGCGGGATCTCCAGGCTCTTTCGACGATCGAGAATCTGATCGATTTCCGGCGGCTCATGCGCGCGGCTGCGCTGCGATCAGGCGCGCTCGTCAACCAGACTGAGCTGGCCCGTGACGTGGGGTTATCCCAGCCGACGGCGCATCGGTACCTCAATCTTCTGGAAGCGTCCTATCTGCTCCATCGGCTTCCCGCCTATGCGGTCAATCGCACGAAGCGGCTGATCAAGACTCCCCGACTCTTCTTCTGCGATAGCGGCCTTGCGGCATTTCTCTCGGGAGTCACCTCCGAGGCTGACCTGGACAAGGCCGGCTTGCGCGGCCCTTTGCTTGAGACGTTGGTGTTCAGCGATCTGCTCACCTGGCGGGAATCCGTGACACCGAAGCCCGAAGTGCTGTATTGGAGGACGGCCGGCGGGGCGGAGGTGGATTTCGTCATCGAGCGGGAAGGAACCGTGGTTCCGGTTGAAATCAAGGCGACGAGTCGGCCACAGTCAGGCGATATCGCCCATTTGCGTCTCTTCCTGGATGAGTATAAGCGAGGCGCGCCTCATGGAATCTTGA
- a CDS encoding DUF4926 domain-containing protein — MKFELYTDVALTRDLPEYRLRRGDVVKLVDHHTAPDGAEGYSIEVFNAVGNTIAVTTVSASALEGLREDEVLCARPLNVA; from the coding sequence ATGAAGTTTGAGCTCTACACGGACGTGGCGTTGACGCGCGATCTGCCAGAATATCGGCTCCGACGGGGCGACGTCGTGAAACTGGTGGACCATCACACCGCGCCTGATGGCGCAGAGGGCTACTCCATCGAAGTCTTCAACGCTGTTGGCAACACGATCGCTGTTACCACTGTTTCTGCCTCCGCCCTCGAAGGCCTCCGCGAAGACGAAGTGCTCTGCGCTAGACCGCTCAATGTAGCGTAG